The sequence below is a genomic window from Longimicrobiaceae bacterium.
GCCAGCACCGCCAGGAAGAGGGCGATGAACAGGTCCTCGAACACCAGCACCCCCAGCGCCGCCTCGACCTCCGGGTTGGCGGAGCGCTGCATCTCGATCACGCTCTTGGCGATGATGGCGCTGGACGAGATGTAGAACGCGCCGGCCAGCAGCAGCCCGCCGCGGATTCCCCACCCCATCGCCACCCCGGCCACGAAGCCGGCCGGGAAGCACACCGCCAGGTCGATGGCGCCGTTGCGGACGATCCGCCGCCGGTTGCGCAGCAGCGCCCCCAGCGAGAACTCCAGCCCCATGAAGAAGAGGAGGAGCACCACCCCCAGCGTGGCCACCGACTCCACCAGGTGCTCGTCGACGGCCCACGGGCGCACCGCCATCCCCAGCAGGATGAAGGCGGGGATCACCGACTGCCGCAGGAAGCGGAAGAGCAGCCCCGCGAGCGCGAGGGCCCCCAGGATGACGCCCGCGCCGAGGAGAAAGCCTCCGTGCTCCATGGCCGCCCCTCAGTCCGCGTTCCGTCCCCGGAGCAACCCTCCGAAGCGCGTCACCTGCTCGCGGTCGCCGATCACCATCAGCGTGTCCCCGGCCGCGATCTCCTGGTCGGGCTGCGGGTTGGGGATCGCCTTCCCCTGCCGCAGCACCGCGATGACGCTCGCCCCGGTGCGCTCGCGCACGGCGGCCTGCGCCAGCGTCTTCCCGGCGAGCGGCGACGGCGGCTCCACCTTCATCCACTCCACCGAGAGCTGTCCCAGCACCATCTCCATCGACTCGTCGGTGGCGGGCTGGAAGTAGGCACCCCCGAGGACGGCGCCCAGCTTCCGCGCCTCCGCGTCCTCCAGGCGCACCGCGGCGTGCGGGAAGTCCTCCCCCCGCTCGAAGAAGTAGATCTCGCGCGCGCCGGTGTTGTGGATGATGACGGTCAGCCGGTCGCCCGCGTCGGTGGCGCAGGCGAACTTCTTCCCGACGCCGGGAAGGTCATGCTCGCGAATGTCCATGGTCCTCGGTCGGGTTGGAGTCTCCGGAAACC
It includes:
- a CDS encoding cation:proton antiporter regulatory subunit, whose protein sequence is MDIREHDLPGVGKKFACATDAGDRLTVIIHNTGAREIYFFERGEDFPHAAVRLEDAEARKLGAVLGGAYFQPATDESMEMVLGQLSVEWMKVEPPSPLAGKTLAQAAVRERTGASVIAVLRQGKAIPNPQPDQEIAAGDTLMVIGDREQVTRFGGLLRGRNAD